One Pantoea trifolii DNA segment encodes these proteins:
- the kdsA gene encoding 3-deoxy-8-phosphooctulonate synthase yields MTQKVVKIGDIKVANDLPFVLFGGMNVLESRDLAMRICEHYVKVTDKLGIPYVFKASFDKANRSSIKSYRGPGLEEGMKIFQELKQAFGVKIITDVHEASQAQPVADVVDVIQLPAFLARQTDLVEAMAKTGAVINVKKPQFVSPGQMGNIYDKFVEGGNDQVILCDRGSNFGYDNLVVDMLGFNVMKNVTQNSPVIFDVTHALQTRDPFGAASGGRRAQVAELARAGMAVGIAGLFIEAHPEPNSAKCDGPSALPLDKLEPFLVQMKAIDDLVKSFPALDTSN; encoded by the coding sequence ATGACACAGAAAGTAGTGAAAATCGGCGATATCAAGGTCGCAAACGATCTGCCATTCGTTCTCTTCGGCGGCATGAACGTGCTGGAATCGCGCGATCTCGCCATGCGCATCTGCGAACACTACGTTAAGGTCACCGACAAACTCGGCATCCCTTACGTATTCAAAGCCTCTTTTGATAAAGCCAACCGCTCTTCAATCAAATCCTATCGTGGTCCAGGCCTGGAAGAGGGCATGAAGATTTTCCAGGAGCTGAAGCAGGCTTTCGGCGTGAAAATCATCACCGACGTGCACGAAGCATCGCAGGCGCAGCCGGTGGCTGACGTGGTTGATGTGATTCAGCTGCCGGCCTTCCTCGCCCGCCAAACCGATCTGGTGGAAGCGATGGCGAAAACCGGCGCGGTCATCAACGTGAAGAAGCCACAGTTTGTGAGCCCAGGTCAGATGGGCAACATCTATGACAAGTTCGTTGAAGGCGGTAACGATCAGGTTATTCTGTGCGATCGCGGCAGCAACTTCGGCTATGACAACCTGGTTGTTGATATGCTTGGCTTCAACGTGATGAAGAATGTTACCCAAAATAGCCCGGTGATCTTCGACGTTACCCACGCGCTGCAAACGCGCGATCCGTTCGGCGCTGCCTCTGGCGGCCGTCGTGCCCAGGTGGCTGAGCTGGCGCGTGCCGGTATGGCGGTGGGCATTGCTGGCTTGTTCATCGAAGCACACCCAGAGCCAAACAGCGCGAAATGCGACGGTCCATCGGCGCTGCCGCTGGATAAGCTGGAGCCGTTCCTGGTACAGATGAAAGCGATCGACGATCTGGTGAAGAGCTTCCCAGCGCTG